One genomic segment of Sebastes fasciatus isolate fSebFas1 chromosome 17, fSebFas1.pri, whole genome shotgun sequence includes these proteins:
- the LOC141754199 gene encoding plasma kallikrein-like has translation MGTNLILVGLLSICSLSFGQECNQELLGNVDFPGTDIKFIYAADVDHCQRLCTQHPSCQFFTFVRADWTRDNRHFYCYLKSTSSGQPNVRTPLLGVTSGFSLKPCNADLQPCLPKVYHDTDFPGADYRQLFTADYEECQRACTQDRSCQFFTFVNGVFTTEKIRYKCHLKFSWPVPITPTPERKAGLVSGFSHILQITQDVSTACDGKFFPSTDIPGNDVLVLPTVSVEHCQVLCSAHSSCTYFSFVSADFKCFLKYNKNEMVIKAKDGVTSGIPARFCQLDTKWVTVAHEGVDLQGSDIRFELMDDADACQRTCTEETNCQFYTYVNETFSDRAYWRHCYLKRAITLPAPPKVTKLANVVSGFNLRKCVT, from the exons ATGGGAACAAATTTGATTTTGGTGGGTCTGCTGTCTATCTGCAGCCTCTCCTTTGGTCAAG AATGTAATCAAGAGCTTCTAGGGAATGTGGATTTTCCGGGAACAGACATCAAATTCATCTACGCTGCTGATGTAGATCACTGTCAGAGGCTTTGCACCCAGCACCCCTCCTGTCAATTCTTCACCTTTGTTCGGGCTGACTGGACCAGAGATAACAG gcacTTCTACTGCTACCTCAAGTCCACGTCCTCTGGACAGCCCAATGTTCGGACTCCTCTACTGGGTGTCACCTCTGGATTTTCTCTGAAACCCTGCAACGCAGATCTAC AGCCTTGTTTGCCTAAGGTGTACCACGACACGGACTTCCCAGGTGCTGACTACCGACAGTTGTTCACAGCAGACTATGAGGAGTGTCAGAGAGCCTGCACACAGGACCGGTCCTGTCAGTTCTTTACTTTTGTAAATGGGGTGTTCACAACTGAGAAGATCAG GTACAAGTGCCACCTTAAATTCAGCTGGCCAGTACCAATAACTCCTACTCCAGAAAGAAAGGCTGGTCTAGTATCTGGATTCTCCCACATCTTACAGATAACTCAAGACGTTAGCACGG CATGTGACGGCAAGTTTTTCCCAAGCACCGACATCCCAGGAAATGACGTCTTGGTTCTTCCTACTGTCTCTGTTGAACACTGTCAGGTTTTGTGCTCTGCTCATTCAAGCTGCACCTACTTCTCTTTTGTTAG TGCTGACTTCAAATGTTTCCTGAAGTACAACAAAAATGAAATGGTGATCAAAGCGAAAGATGGAGTCACATCTGGGATACCGGCACGCTTCTGTCAGCTGGACACCA AGTGGGTTACGGTGGCACATGAAGGCGTCGATTTACAAGGTTCTGACATTCGTTTTGAGCTGATGGACGATGCGGATGCGTGCCAGAGGACCTGTACTGAGGAAACTAACTGCCAGTTCTACACCTACGTCAATGAAACCTTCTCAGACAGAGCTTACTG
- the LOC141754203 gene encoding glutathione S-transferase A-like encodes MQRAGACDKSRHLTHSSCTPSPTTHNSRCFHSQVQQFHSTTMTAKDVTLLWGSGSPPCWRIMITLEEKNLQGYNQKMLSFEKMGHKSAEVLAMNPRGQLPSFKFKDYILNESCGACIFLENQFKSQGNKLIPDCPAEQARMYQRMFEGQALSQKAGEVIYYTWKVPEDERHDSAIKRNKEALTAEIKLWEGYLQNVCFLAGKTFSLADVIVFPSIAYLYRFGLCEERYPKLAAYYNKLKARTSIAASWPPTWKETPGQDLLKDI; translated from the exons ATGCAAAGGGCTGGAGCTTGTGATAAAAGCAGACATCTGACACATTCCAGCTGCACTCCTTCTCCCACCACTCACAACTCCAGGTGCTTTCACTCTCAGGTGCAGCAGTTTCACTCTACAACCATGACCGCCAAGGACGTGACTCTGCTGTGGGGCTCCGGCTCTCCTCCCTGCTGGAGGATCATGATCACTCTGGAGGAGAAGAACCTGCAGGGCTACAACCAGAAAATGCTCTCCTTTGAGAAAATGGGGCACAAGTCAGCTGAAGTCCTGGCCATGAATCCCAGGGGACAG CTGCCTTCCTTCAAATTTAAAGACTACATCCTGAATGAGTCCTGCGGTGCCTGCATATTCCTGGAG AACCAGTTCAAGTCCCAGGGAAACAAGCTGATCCCTGACTGCCCAGCTGAGCAGGCACGGATGTACCAGCGCATGTTTGAGGGTCAAGCGTTGAGCCAGAAAGCGG ggGAGGTCATCTACTACACCTGGAAGGTGCCGGAAGACGAGAGACACGACTCTGCCATTAAGAGAAACAAAGAGGCTCTGACAGCTGAGATCAAACTGTGGGAGGGATACCTGCAGAAT gTCTGTTTCCTGGCAGGAAAGACCTTTTCACTGGCTGATGTGATTGTTTTCCCAAGCATCGCTTATCTCTACAGATTTGG GTTATGTGAAGAGCGTTACCCTAAACTGGCAGCTTACTATAACAAACTGAAGGCCAGAACCAGCATCGCAGCCAGCTGGCCGCCTACCTGGAAGGAGACCCCGGGACAAGACCTACTGAAAGACATCTAA